A stretch of Vigna angularis cultivar LongXiaoDou No.4 chromosome 4, ASM1680809v1, whole genome shotgun sequence DNA encodes these proteins:
- the LOC128196228 gene encoding uncharacterized protein LOC128196228 — translation MACANNDANTVIKFLKRQMFAKFGTPRILISDGGSHFCNSQLAKVLKHYGVKHKVATPYHPQTNGFWRKQTAMKTTIGLSPFQLVYGKASHLPLEMEHRALWGLKFLNFDPFDTQDRRRRKLVKKVFHPGQQVLLFNSRLNLFHGKLKSKWSGPFMVKNVHPHGGIELTNPSAEDPQRIWVVNGQRLNHYLGGEVECLSTIMELVDL, via the exons ATGGCGTGTGCCAATAATGATGCTAACactgtaattaaatttttgaaaagacaAATGTTTGCCAAGTTTGGAACTCCCAGGATACtcattagtgatggaggatctcatttttgcaactcTCAACTTGCAAAGGTACTCAAGCACTATGGCGTGAAACATAAGGTGGctacaccttatcatccacagacaAATGGATTCTGGAGAAAACA GACGGCAATGAAGACAACTATAGGGCTATCTCCTTTTCAGTTAGTCTATGGAAAAGCATCTCATCTACCATTAGAGATGGAACATCGAGCTTTGTGGGGTTTgaagttcttaaattttgatCCATTTGACACTCAGGATAGGAGAAGAAG gaagttggtAAAGAAGGTTTTTCATCCAGGACAGCAGGTGTTATTGTTCAACTCACGCTTAAATCTTTTTCATGGGAAGTTGAAGTCTAAGTGGTCTGGTCCATTTATGGTTAAGAATGTTCATCCACATGGAGGAATTGAGTTGACAAATCCGTCTGCTGAAGATCCACAAAGAATTTGGGTGGTAAATGGGCAACGTCTCAACCATTATTTGGGTGGTGAGGTTGAATGCCTTTCTACAATCATGGAGTTGGTTGATCTTTGA